The DNA window TTCATAGCATATGTTTACAACtaaaatgaggtttttttttaaacccgatTGTAAACAATGCTAACCATTCAATTCCTTGTACGGTGTCGCTATCTCCTCTATGGTTTATGCAGGCGACTACCCACAGTAGGTCACAAACTTTGTGCAACCAAATAATTTTAATCAGATATTGACACTTATAAAGTCTCACCGGACGACACGGTATGACGCTTTCTGGACGCCTTTTGGTGGAAAGGCTGACGCTTCAGTCGTAGTTATCACGTAAACGAGCTATCTTGGTAGCGCGTCGCTATTGGAGGAGGCAGTGGCGTCATTTAATCGAGCCGGAAGTGGCATAATGTAGGAGAGGCTCGGGACCAGGAAGCAATGTCCGCCTCGAGAAATATGTCCTCCTCGGCTCGGTTGTGATGTCTTGAAAACCGCCGGTTCTTCCCATCGGCCGGCAGAGAGGCTGCGGCTATTCTGCGGGAAGATCGCGATTTGAGTTGGCGGATGCGGTGAGcaactttttttgcttttcagacgGAGAATTTGCGATGGCTCCTCTACGTGATGGAAGGCTTAGCATTGAATTCATAACCGGTCTCGCTGATTCTAAAATGCATCGCATAATATCTAAACAACCTTTAAATTCGCATGCAAAAAACGCGATATCTAGAAGGATGTTTTGAACAGCTGTTTGTGAATTGGTGTTTGCGTCGCCTAGAAGTGACGTATAGGCTGCCTGCAACTTTTTAGTCTTAAAGTCAGTTTACATATCGCAAACTACTATACTACTGGTAGTATTCATGAATGGATGCTGAAAATCATCCTGCTTCTAACAACTGATGTTATAATGTGActtgtgatttatttatttccagctGTACCGCCTAACTGCCGAACCCGTCCGCGATGCCGCTGGTGCTGGATGCCATTTGGGCGCTGTGGAGCATCACAGCCGGGATCTATGACTACTTCCACACCAGTGCCATGGAGGAGAGGATCCACACGCTAGAGAATGTGCTCTCCATACACCAGTTTGTCATCGCAGGCCTATCGGCCGGCCTCATTCTGCTGATGACGTACATCCTGTGGAGGAAGCGCTGAAGATGACTTCCAAAATGAACCAAAGTAGTTATTTGgggttttaaatgttgattttcCAATCCAGTCACTCACCACTTGCTGCCTGGGATTGGAAGGAGCTAATTTACATGCTGCTATGTCATCGTATCTGACCATCTTCCAGACAAGATGAGAGATAATTGTTCAGTCATGTTGAAGATTTTAATCATGCTTTAGAAATGCAGTTTGTCACACATTTCACTAACATGTCAAGCTGTAACTGATTGCCTAGTCCCAGTTGTTGTTTGTTTAACTGTTAAATTGATCCATGTGGTTTGCAAAAAGTGTTTATCTGACAAATGACTAACATGGGTGGCCACTTTAAAAGGGAATGTGTTCAAATAAAAGCTTATTGGAAAAGAATACCCTTTTTTATTGATCATAAATATATCTTTGTGACAAGACAAGCTAGACAAATGAATTATAATTACTGTGTTAAATGAAAATTTTCACTTGGAAGGTGGGATCCTCATATACcttaccttcaaaataaatgtataagaCTTAAATTGGCTACATCTGAAACACTTGGtggaaaggaaaaacaaatgtggttgttttggttttttattAGAAAACATTCTACTTAATGCATTTAGAATGTCCAAATTCCTGTGTTAAATCATTCAGTGCCACTGGCAATGCAGTTCTTTTCACTTGACTGCTGTGaatttacatgattttttttaattagttgaCAATTTCATTTGGAGCAGTTCAAAACTATATCTAGATGAAATTATTTACTTCCCACCATTCCCCACCGTCCTTGTTGATTCTACCAATTCTCGAGAGCACAGGACTTGTCCTCAAAACGGTCATGGCAACCTATCCTATCTCATTCCGTgagataaaaatgcattttatcatTAACGTTTTTCCGCTCTGGATTGAGACGTTTCAGAATTTGAGCCAAGACGTTGACAGTCTTCTCACTGCTCAGTCCTGTGCGCTTGGTCTGAAATTTCTTTAGCAGGTCTTTGGTGGTCATCGGTTTCCGGATAAGGTAGCGACGTACCGCTTCTTCTGTTAGTTGCACATCACTGTCGGATGAAAGATTGAAAACATCAGacacatgattaaaaaatacaaaggcAGATGTATAAAGAATGCGCGATAACACGGTACCTGGAACTGGGAGTAGATTTTCCTGATGGCGGTTGAGGTGTACTCTTTCCAGAGGGAGCAGGACTCTGACTGCTGGGGTCCATTTTGAGCCTTTTGGCAGCAGGGGAGTCTGTTCCTGGAACTTGTGGCTGTCTTTTGCCTGTTGGGAAATTAGACTGGATTCGTACCAGATATGCTACCAGTTGATTATAAgaagtatgagtgtgtgcgtgcaccTTGCTCTAGCTTGCTGGCAGCAGCACGTAGTGTGTTGGATGTTGCGGCAGGGTCTATGGATGGCGTCCCTGGTCGGCTGCCAGTTCTGGAGCTTCCGGCAGAGCCACGTCCAGCAGCACGTTTCGGAGGAGTACGCTTCTTCTACAAAAGGAAAATGTTTACAGTGACATTTAgcttattcaattcaatttatgtaATGATCTAGTTTTTAAAACCAGAACGATCACTTCATTATTCCCACTTACTGACCGCCATAAACAAAGCAGAAGCCGTTTCTCCCTCAATATCACTGTCGTCTGAGCTGTCCGATTCACCGCTACTGTCTGTCAAACACAAAGCCACACGATAGAAAGATTAATCATATAAAATGATACTGCAAGTTTTATTATTTGGGGTATtgtttggttcatttttttccttgacagGATTTTGCCTTTGTCACCCACTATCAGGtctgtacctttttttttcttcttttctgtcGGTGCCTGTGTTTTCtttccttcctcctcttcttcctcctcctttgcTTCCTCCTCATTCTGTTTCTCCTCTTCACTCTCTTCCTCGCTTTCTGAGGCCTCATCGATCCCTGTAAAGTAAAGACATATTTCAGCACATCATATGAATCATCTCAATGATGGACAATCATAATAGACTGGTTTGACCTTTAGGAAGGTCTTCTCCTTTGCTGGGCTTTCCTTTATCAGGTTCTTCCTCTGAACTGCTTATAAAAGACAAGACAAAGGACCATGCATGGATAGACCGAGTGGACAAACATCTGCTCTCTTTGTGAGAATGCGCTTCGTGCATAAAAATTGCATGTTTTATTggttttaatgggaaaaaaaaggaaagcacAGTGCCTCGAATCTGACCTGCTTTCATCCGACATGTAATCCACCTCCAGACCCTCTTGGTCACCATCATCACTGTCTTCCAAGGCATCCTTCTCAttactcttcttcttcttctttgattTTCCTTTAGCGGTTTGATTCTTTTTGGCCTTGCCTTCTCCATCTAAAAGCAAAGCAGGGAAAGGTGTATGTTTTCCTCAAATGAGGTGCTCCATTTGGGCAAACATATCCCAGTGCGCACTTCCCCACCTTCGCCACTATTGTCACTATCTTCACTGCTCATTTCAAAGTCATCTTCCAGATCATGGATGCGCAGTTCACCCCCTCGACCGCCaccctttttcttctttgttgatttctcattctcctcctcttcctcatcacCCTGCGTTTGCTCACGCAGGCGTCTCTGTAGCATGATGCTGAAGTGATTCACTACCTTGTTCCTCCTGTGTACATAATAGAGTATATATTGAGCAAACCATGTGAAACATGGGTGTCTTTTCCTATTTTCTAATTTTTCCCTTCTCTCACCTGCCCCACTCCTCTTCGGCCTCCTCCGCAGTAAGAGTTCTATGTTTCGCCACTGGGGTAAAGTTGTACCAGCCATGAACAGGGAAGGCTTCAAATGCACCATCTGGACACTGAGTGAAGATGTAGTAGGACGCATTTTCTGTGACGCCCCCTTTCTTCAGGCCTTTGAACCTTATTTAAAGAGAGAGATTGTAATTTGCTTATCGATTTATATAGGTAAACAATGAAAGAGGAAACACGATTTAGATAGAGAGTATCGCACCTTTTGCCTGCCTTCCCGTTGACTTTTAGAATCCAAGGCTGGTCCTCTACTTTGAACTCACGTGTTACAATGCCATACTTCTTCCGTCGCGCTTCCTCACGCTGCTTTTTGCCAAACTCGCTACCAGCTGCCCCATCTGGTGTCTCTTCGTCGCCATATATCTTCCGAGCACTCATGTCTCTCTCCATTCGAGCCTGACGGAAAGGAGTTCAGATGTCAAGTATTCAAAAAATGTTGTGTATTTTAGATTTTCTTTCTTGTAAACGACTATTGCAACAAAAATTCTTTCAATACCATCAGCTTATACCGTTTTAATCTTAACAGTGTTAATGCGGGAAAACACTGACTACATTTACCTGTGTCCACGTTGAACAGTTGACTTTATCTCCAGCGTTAAAAGCCATTATGTTGTATTTCTTGCTCGTATTTCTATCGGTGAAAAAACAgtaacatcattttaaaaaacatgtatttaaagTAATATACTACGTATAAGGTCAATCTGGTTGTCTCAGCAGTCAGACAAAGTTGATGGACAAAAAATTCAGTGAAATCCATAAATAAAATCGGcacaattcagattttttttcttcaaaatacaatatgaattttacaactcactTAGGAACTCGTACAGTATATTCAGTGCCTGAAGAACTGCTACTCCCCTGCAATATAAACAGCAATTTTCTTAAAGTAATCCATCGCTCTCATGCCCCCAATAAAGCATCTTATCAGTTATATAGTAAAAAAGCAataattaaaatgatcaaagccCCCTTATTGCAAGTAAACATTATTTCTCCAAGCAATTACTTACCAGTGACgccatcatttgttttgactgcgAGTCCAATAAATGAACACTAGAAAAAGACAAGATTACGCATGGTTAATAGTATAACATTTACCATACTAAGAGAATAGTTCTATCATAACAAGCATGATTGTATGCATCATCTACACAAGAAACAGACTCTAAATAATATGCAATACTACCGCGGATGGGTGACGCCAGTTAATGAACAATACTAACTAAATGTGCACTTACGTTATACTTAAGAGGAAATGTGGGTAGGAAATTTAGAGATCTGCAATATGAATTGTCAAAGATGCGTTTGTTTATAAGAGAACAATTTTGCGGCGCACACGCTTTGGTCCGTCTGAGTTTATTGTAGTGTGGAAACACGCAAAATAAAGGTTCCGCGATTTTTGCTCACGTGATTGGTAGTATTTGCTTGTCTGgtagtacgtatatatatagaaaCATTGAGTGCCAAATATGATTAAAATGTGGCAattaaaaaagaccaaaatTATTCTGGACTATGTTTTAGCTACAGCAAAAAGGTTAAAACAATCGCAAATAAGAATCAGAATGTTTCACGTCATGATCCTGCTTAAAATAAATAGTAAGCAACTCTCCTGatttatttaagtgttttaaTGCCGGTCTCTCTATATTTTATCACTTTAATGCCTAAAAATTAaggcaatatatatttttttgttgcattgcTTATTTctcagtgatttttttctgtagaGCAGAGACAAAAAGTAACACACTTATGTCTAAGAATAGCTCACCAGTGAtgctaaaatttaaataattttaagtatgtttttttaaattcaattccatacatttttttcaaagaattgaacATATTCAATGCCAATAGTTTTTTGAATccaatttcccccccaaataatGCATTATAGATATTAACTAAATTTAGACAAATTACTGCCACTTTCAAGAGAAGGACTTGACTGACCTTCATATAGAGTGAGAGCTTTGGAAGCAAGTTGCTGGAGAGCTGTGTGAATACTCATCTTGTGGGATCACAAGCAATTCACTGACATTGTAGCCGTCTCATTTGGCTACTCGTCTCTTGTCTCCCGAAGGATCAGAGTCCCTGTCACTACTACAGTATTGGGCAACATGACCTTCTACTCAAGCCTtctgtaaaaaaggacataagCAGTAGTTTGCCGCTTCTCGCATACAGAGGCCAAACTTGTTTCTTGGACATCTAAGTCATTGTAGGTAAACCAGCGATCTGTCAGCTCATTATCTTCCATAGCTGGATCCACTCCATCAGTGATATAATGTCCTAAAAAGAAATGGAATATTAGCCCATTTTATACCATTTATAAGAGCTAAATGCTGTTGATTTTGACAGTAAGAACGAAACAAGCATAATTATCCCAAATAGATTATCTTACCACTGCTTGTTGTAAAGCCACTATGATTGATGATGCTCACCAAACTATAGCAGGTATAACCCTGTGAAAAATCGATCATATGAATGTGTATGAAATGTCTCtgatttgttgttttaaaatataactttacctgtttggatGGAAGCACCAGGTTCTTGGAAAGTTGTACAGCCCACTGGATCTTTATCGAcccaaacactgaaaaaaacacaaagcgcTTCAGGTGCAAGACCAGCACTCTGTTTGGGGGGTATAGAAGAATCAAATTAAGTAGTGTGATTGCTAGAATAATGTACATATGCATCAGTTATGGGGATGTCAGAGGTTCAGAGTTCCAGATGTGAAATCATTCTAGAGATGGATAAAATGTGTCTCACCTTGGGAGGCTAATAAAGGAAGAGTTCTGCAATGATGTAGTAGAACCACACTCACATTTATACTCCACCTGTGTCTTCTGTACAAAACACAAAGACAAGATTAGACAAGTCTTTGGATATTTTAAGTGTAGTCTTGGCTTACCTTCAGATAATTATGAAGCATTTCTTTCACTGTTCCAAAACCAGGTAGCAGGTCTAAGGACAGGTTTGTAAATTCTTCCTCTCTTGTAAATGTATAGTTACAGCTAAagaatacaatgaaaaaaagctgtgagatgtttttttttagtttattagGGATACATTGAAAAAGAATATCTTTACAGTGTTTGGAAGaagttgattatttttgtagTGGTACCTCAAACACATCCTAATGTTCTGCATCTTGAATACAAAGTGCTCTTCCACAGGACACTTATAAGTCTTTCCCATTTTGATAGCCAGCTTCTGCTGTACTGTGTTCAGATTTCTTATTTGATTAAGTACAGAAGTCAGGAACTCATGGGCATCCTGCGAATACAAGCACAGATAAATTCTtcaagctggaaaaaaaaatcagaaataaCTTTACTTTTTGGCAGAAATCCTGAAACTCTGGCACTAAGAGGGATACTGCGTTCTTAAATGAGTAAAggcagttgatttttttatgaatattacTCGAACTGTGACATGCTCTGATGTTCATGAATGATCTGGAAAGGGCAAAACATATTTGTGTGAGTTGAGAGTATGTCATAAGAATCAAATATAGACTAGTATGAGGTTTGATACGTGACCTTATTAGTGTAGCATCAGGATTTAAACTCCAGATTGATTCCTGACAGCTGATATCTTCAACAAAATCCTTTAAAGTCAGAAGGCTTTGGAGGCTGGCGTTCATGTAGCAGATCTGTGCTGGGTTGGGAAACCTAATGGACAAGAAATTCAAAACGTGAACACAGTCAAAACATTCATCATTTTCCAATGGACCTCTTTTTGTAGGATGTGTATGCAATGTACACACCATCATTGTTGACCATTGTTTTTTCGTTTAACCAGTGAAGTTTACTTATGACGAAGAGAAAATAGCCTGGAGTAATATTAAGACACTTTTCAATGGGgcattttgtgttattttaccCCAAGTCAGCTATATGGAAACAGTTTTGTCAAACACTAACAGTGATCAAAGTTATGGACtactaagagaaaaaaaactataaaactaCGTATCTatatatcacatgtgtcaaagtcgcggcccggggggcaaatctggcccgccgcatcattttgtgtggcccgggaaagtaaatcaagagtgccgactttctgttttaggatcaaattaaaatgaagagtatagatgtatattaaatttcctaattttcccccttttaaatcaataattgtaattttttaatccattttttctgttattttagttcaaaattcattttgtaaaatctaaaaatatatttacaaaaagctgaaataaaaattgttttagatctataaaaaactgaatattcagggattttaatccagttcttttaatccatttatttaaaaaaaatctaaatattatatctaaaatggtccggcccacatgaaatcaagttgacgttaacgtggcccacgaaccaacccgagtctgacacccctgatcttaatgaatgaaaatagcTGGCTGATATTAGAGGGATGTTTCTTGGTGCATTCTAATAAGCACTTAAAAGGTATCGGTACCTTTGGATAAATAGCCCTGGTATTGATATTATTATAAAGACTTACCCAAGTAATTTGAACCGCTTAAGACTGGGGGACTTAATGGATGAAGATGCAATccattcattgtattttttcttcagttttttacAACTGGCAAGACAATCGAGCCCCAAAGTGCTGTCTGGGTTAGAAGAGGTGCAGTTCTGTCTTAAATTGCACAGTTCCATCGATTTtgggcccacttgacatctctgTGGCAAGAAATAAAAACGGATTAATCCACGTGAGGCTTCACTTTCACCCACTCAGTGGCCACTCTGCTATAGGGACAGATTTGAATTATCTTCTGCTGGATTGAAGGGTTATGCTGGATTTCCCAGGATTCAGCAAATAAACAGATCCTCAAGTTTGATATTCAATCAGAATCACACTTATTAAACATTTATGTCAAAACACATTACATTTGTCATCAATAGTGGGAGTCAGTTTATATTAACGGCCCAACATTAAACTTACCTTGAGCCACCGCAACCAATTTGACTTCTTTTTGTTAGTGGGAATGAGGTCACCTTGCACAAAATCCCTGTTGATGAAAAAGCCTTTTTGTGAACATTGTTTCTAACACCTTACCGCCTTCAGTCATATAATActtcgttttttttattgtagcgTTGCATGTAATGTGCTTCATCTTAATCTTATTCTCCTCGCCTATTCACTTCTGTACTCCCTATACACACTTTTACTATCCTGaaattttcccaaaaatgtaTGCCTTGCCTTGCAAatagatggatttttttcccagaaattaaaaaaaaagtcccattcATTTCCTATGGCACAAAAAATTCTAAACCTTCCCATTCTTTTTTTCAGGATATGCACATGAATCCAACTTCAATATATTTACCAAACATTTAACATATTTTCAATtctttacatttcaaaatgtcCAAATTTTATATGAAATTTTCTAAAACCTACATTTCAAATTAATGGAATTGTGACAGACTTACttgcttttttcttcaataggTTTTTGGATGTTGGCTGTATTCTCTTTTGGTCCCCAATTTGTATTTTCCTGTTCCAGGTCTGGGTGACATGGGGCACCTgtggttttgttattttcttgaaagGACACATGTAGTACTTTCTTTTTCACTAAGAGGCTTTCACTCTCTTTCACCATGTTCAATGAAGAGGTGGTGTGCCTCTGCGGTCGAGGGCTGTGTGTTTCAGGAAAGACACTGAATTTCTGtaggaataaaaacaataatgctTGATCACTGAATAGTACACTGTGACAACAATGTGATTAATCAAACTGACCATGCAGCACGGCCACCACCGAAATATCTTACACTTGTGTTGTGGCCTTGTAGCAGGTTTTACGTCCGAGCCATTTGAactacaagcaaaaaaaagccatgggtatgatgacaattgggcttttgttgagtcaatgat is part of the Stigmatopora argus isolate UIUO_Sarg chromosome 14, RoL_Sarg_1.0, whole genome shotgun sequence genome and encodes:
- the LOC144088087 gene encoding ubiquitin carboxyl-terminal hydrolase 37-like isoform X4 — translated: MVQKNVSDVQVDTHDSKGTISSKSSNGSDVKPATRPQHKCKIFRWWPCCMKFSVFPETHSPRPQRHTTSSLNMVKESESLLVKKKVLHVSFQENNKTTGAPCHPDLEQENTNWGPKENTANIQKPIEEKSKDFVQGDLIPTNKKKSNWLRWLKRCQVGPKSMELCNLRQNCTSSNPDSTLGLDCLASCKKLKKKYNEWIASSSIKSPSLKRFKLLGFPNPAQICYMNASLQSLLTLKDFVEDISCQESIWSLNPDATLIRSRIKPHTSLYLILMTYSQLTQICFALSRSFMNIRACHSSSNIHKKINCLYSFKNAVSLLVPEFQDFCQKDAHEFLTSVLNQIRNLNTVQQKLAIKMGKTYKCPVEEHFVFKMQNIRMCLSCNYTFTREEEFTNLSLDLLPGFGTVKEMLHNYLKKTQVEYKCECGSTTSLQNSSFISLPSVWVDKDPVGCTTFQEPGASIQTGLYLL
- the gtf2f1 gene encoding general transcription factor IIF subunit 1 isoform X2, producing MMASLGSSSSSGTEYTVRVPKNTSKKYNIMAFNAGDKVNCSTWTQARMERDMSARKIYGDEETPDGAAGSEFGKKQREEARRKKYGIVTREFKVEDQPWILKVNGKAGKRFKGLKKGGVTENASYYIFTQCPDGAFEAFPVHGWYNFTPVAKHRTLTAEEAEEEWGRRNKVVNHFSIMLQRRLREQTQGDEEEEENEKSTKKKKGGGRGGELRIHDLEDDFEMSSEDSDNSGEDGEGKAKKNQTAKGKSKKKKKSNEKDALEDSDDGDQEGLEVDYMSDESSSEEEPDKGKPSKGEDLPKGIDEASESEEESEEEKQNEEEAKEEEEEEEGKKTQAPTEKKKKKDSSGESDSSDDSDIEGETASALFMAKKRTPPKRAAGRGSAGSSRTGSRPGTPSIDPAATSNTLRAAASKLEQGKRQPQVPGTDSPAAKRLKMDPSSQSPAPSGKSTPQPPSGKSTPSSSDVQLTEEAVRRYLIRKPMTTKDLLKKFQTKRTGLSSEKTVNVLAQILKRLNPERKNVNDKMHFYLTE
- the LOC144088087 gene encoding ubiquitin carboxyl-terminal hydrolase 37-like isoform X3 → MKFSVFPETHSPRPQRHTTSSLNMVKESESLLVKKKVLHVSFQENNKTTGAPCHPDLEQENTNWGPKENTANIQKPIEEKSKDFVQGDLIPTNKKKSNWLRWLKRCQVGPKSMELCNLRQNCTSSNPDSTLGLDCLASCKKLKKKYNEWIASSSIKSPSLKRFKLLGFPNPAQICYMNASLQSLLTLKDFVEDISCQESIWSLNPDATLIRSRIKPHTSLYLILMTYSQLTQICFALSRSFMNIRACHSSSNIHKKINCLYSFKNAVSLLVPEFQDFCQKDAHEFLTSVLNQIRNLNTVQQKLAIKMGKTYKCPVEEHFVFKMQNIRMCLSCNYTFTREEEFTNLSLDLLPGFGTVKEMLHNYLKKTQVEYKCECGSTTSLQNSSFISLPRVLVLHLKRFVFFSVFGSIKIQWAVQLSKNLVLPSKQGYTCYSLVSIINHSGFTTSSGHYITDGVDPAMEDNELTDRWFTYNDLDVQETSLASVCEKRQTTAYVLFYRRLE
- the LOC144088087 gene encoding ubiquitin carboxyl-terminal hydrolase 12A-like isoform X2, with translation MVQKNVSDVQVDTHDSKGTISSKSSNGSDVKPATRPQHKCKIFRWWPCCMKFSVFPETHSPRPQRHTTSSLNMVKESESLLVKKKVLHVSFQENNKTTGAPCHPDLEQENTNWGPKENTANIQKPIEEKSKDFVQGDLIPTNKKKSNWLRWLKRCQVGPKSMELCNLRQNCTSSNPDSTLGLDCLASCKKLKKKYNEWIASSSIKSPSLKRFKLLGFPNPAQICYMNASLQSLLTLKDFVEDISCQESIWSLNPDATLIRSFMNIRACHSSSNIHKKINCLYSFKNAVSLLVPEFQDFCQKDAHEFLTSVLNQIRNLNTVQQKLAIKMGKTYKCPVEEHFVFKMQNIRMCLSCNYTFTREEEFTNLSLDLLPGFGTVKEMLHNYLKKTQVEYKCECGSTTSLQNSSFISLPRVLVLHLKRFVFFSVFGSIKIQWAVQLSKNLVLPSKQGYTCYSLVSIINHSGFTTSSGHYITDGVDPAMEDNELTDRWFTYNDLDVQETSLASVCEKRQTTAYVLFYRRLE
- the gtf2f1 gene encoding general transcription factor IIF subunit 1 isoform X1 yields the protein MMASLGSSSSSGTEYTVRVPKNTSKKYNIMAFNAGDKVNCSTWTQARMERDMSARKIYGDEETPDGAAGSEFGKKQREEARRKKYGIVTREFKVEDQPWILKVNGKAGKRFKGLKKGGVTENASYYIFTQCPDGAFEAFPVHGWYNFTPVAKHRTLTAEEAEEEWGRRNKVVNHFSIMLQRRLREQTQGDEEEEENEKSTKKKKGGGRGGELRIHDLEDDFEMSSEDSDNSGEDGEGKAKKNQTAKGKSKKKKKSNEKDALEDSDDGDQEGLEVDYMSDESSSSEEEPDKGKPSKGEDLPKGIDEASESEEESEEEKQNEEEAKEEEEEEEGKKTQAPTEKKKKKDSSGESDSSDDSDIEGETASALFMAKKRTPPKRAAGRGSAGSSRTGSRPGTPSIDPAATSNTLRAAASKLEQGKRQPQVPGTDSPAAKRLKMDPSSQSPAPSGKSTPQPPSGKSTPSSSDVQLTEEAVRRYLIRKPMTTKDLLKKFQTKRTGLSSEKTVNVLAQILKRLNPERKNVNDKMHFYLTE
- the LOC144088087 gene encoding ubiquitin carboxyl-terminal hydrolase 50-like isoform X1 — translated: MVQKNVSDVQVDTHDSKGTISSKSSNGSDVKPATRPQHKCKIFRWWPCCMKFSVFPETHSPRPQRHTTSSLNMVKESESLLVKKKVLHVSFQENNKTTGAPCHPDLEQENTNWGPKENTANIQKPIEEKSKDFVQGDLIPTNKKKSNWLRWLKRCQVGPKSMELCNLRQNCTSSNPDSTLGLDCLASCKKLKKKYNEWIASSSIKSPSLKRFKLLGFPNPAQICYMNASLQSLLTLKDFVEDISCQESIWSLNPDATLIRSRIKPHTSLYLILMTYSQLTQICFALSRSFMNIRACHSSSNIHKKINCLYSFKNAVSLLVPEFQDFCQKDAHEFLTSVLNQIRNLNTVQQKLAIKMGKTYKCPVEEHFVFKMQNIRMCLSCNYTFTREEEFTNLSLDLLPGFGTVKEMLHNYLKKTQVEYKCECGSTTSLQNSSFISLPRVLVLHLKRFVFFSVFGSIKIQWAVQLSKNLVLPSKQGYTCYSLVSIINHSGFTTSSGHYITDGVDPAMEDNELTDRWFTYNDLDVQETSLASVCEKRQTTAYVLFYRRLE